From a region of the Salvelinus fontinalis isolate EN_2023a chromosome 13, ASM2944872v1, whole genome shotgun sequence genome:
- the LOC129867975 gene encoding ubiquitin-conjugating enzyme E2 G1-like — MTEPQAALLLRRQLAELNKNPVEGFSAGLIDDNDLYRWEVLIIGPPDTCYEGGVFKAHLTFPKDYPLRPPKMTFITDIWHPNVDKNGDVCISILHEPGEDKYGYEKPEERWLPIHTVETIMISVISMLADPNGDSPANVDAAKEWREDRHGEFKRKVARCVRKSQETAFE; from the exons AGCTGAATAAGAACCCAGTGGAGGGATTCTCAGCAGGTTTGATAGATGATAACGACCTCTACAGATGGGAAGTCTTAATAATCGGCCCACCAGACACATGCTA TGAAGGTGGTGTGTTCAAAGCACATCTCACATTTCCCAAAGACTACCCTCTCAGGCCACCTAAAATGACATTTATCACAGATATATGGCACCCTAATG TTGACAAGAACGGTGACGTATGTATATCTATTTTACACGAGCCTGGTGAGGATAAGTACGGCTATGAGAAGCCTGAGGAGCGTTGGCTACCCATCCACACAGTGGAAACCATCATGATTAGTGTTATCTCTATGTTGGCAGACCCGAACGGAGACTCGCCTGCCAATGTCGACGCTGCA AAAGAGTGGAGGGAAGACCGACACGGGGAATTCAAAAGAAAAGTGGCCCGTTGTGTAAGAAAGAGCCAAGAGACTGCCTTTGAGTGA